In one window of Vigna radiata var. radiata cultivar VC1973A unplaced genomic scaffold, Vradiata_ver6 scaffold_293, whole genome shotgun sequence DNA:
- the LOC106779022 gene encoding uncharacterized protein LOC106779022, translating into MAVAANSARKALQRASSASRTLLSRRSSHPIKLNELPSSPQKRSLSFSRLPVHLAGAQLSLTPLHSATASVLFTSLLSLHNTNWGCLSEGFATPL; encoded by the exons ATGGCGGTGGCGGCCAATTCTGCAAGAAAAGCCCTCCAACGAGCTTCCTCTGCTTCCAGAACCCTCCTCTCTCGTCGATCTTCACACCCAATTAAGCTCAATGAACTTCCCTCTTCTCCCCAAAAACGCTCCCTCTCGTTTTCCCG GCTTCCGGTGCACTTGGCTGGTGCACAATTGTCTTTGACGCCGCTACATAGTGCTACTGCCTCTGTTTTGTTCACTTCTCTGCTTTCTTTGCACAATACCAACTGGGGTTGTCTTTCGGAAG GTTTTGCCACACCTCTATAA
- the LOC106779012 gene encoding uncharacterized protein LOC106779012, protein MATLAPGIVLKLLNGLNTGVKPTSEHRSSLLQVTDIVPADLDEKNLIPKQGFYIKVSDSSHSIYASLPSDQDDVVLSNKMQLGQFIYVDCLEPGSPVPVLRGAKPLPGRHPLVGTPEPLMGLRAQKPSSVPRRGSWGNNGGDGVSLSSPMVFKPVNLDFEQCTPVKARNGGFQHVAMSSPLVRGKVGREGTPVSAVRCSVGGGLLAKMSDVKGESPALMRKSCVLVSSNGKFSRSRSVSEREHRIPAASLFNSAEKKSGTPPPRLKNARVGPSTGDANCQNHNLDSNVTFQPQSQSTTNSAFDNCNNLSLPVNLPGKLSSLGKEAVQQREVAQKIALQALRDASATETVVRSLKTFSNLCKSARTDAPAACFERFLEFHNEIVQAVNEMVSIQAATSASELCQKPEKQQVLHEVVENYDNTGISDSNVSKRRGALYNKSMAGIPEKHEQKANMGRPLRSSSNQKEILEKKGSTPLTKMPLEPIAENDENKKPGGSCSLSNTIKLGKQIETEAGNWFMEFIEKALETGLKKTKDASDGDVRKVPQSLILKVMNWVEVEQHHSNKRPSHPKAAQVARKLRIKMKNP, encoded by the exons ATGGCAACACTCGCTCCGGGAATCGTGTTGAAGCTCCTCAACGGTCTAAACACGGGCGTGAAACCGACGAGCGAGCACCGCAGCTCACTCTTGCAGGTCACCGACATCGTCCCCGCCGACCTCGACGAGAAGAATTTGATCCCCAAACAGGGCTTCTACATCAAGGTCTCCGATTCCTCTCACTCTATCTATGCGAGTCTACCCTCCGACCAAGACGACGTCGTTCTCAGCAACAAGATGCAGCTCGGCCAATTCATCTACGTCGATTGCTTGGAACCGGGCTCGCCGGTTCCCGTTCTCCGAGGCGCCAAGCCCCTCCCCGGAAGACACCCTCTGGTGGGCACGCCCGAGCCCTTAATGGGTCTGAGGGCCCAAAAGCCCAGTTCTGTTCCCAGAAGAGGGTCTTGGGGAAATAATGGTGGTGATGGGGTTTCGCTTTCTTCTCCTATGGTGTTCAAGCCGGTGAATTTGGACTTTGAGCAGTGTACCCCTGTGAAAGCGAGGAATGGGGGTTTTCAACATGTGGCCATGTCTTCACCTTTGGTCAGAGGGAAGGTTGGGAGAGAGGGAACTCCGGTTTCTGCTGTGAGGTGCTCTGTTGGTGGAGGGCTTCTTGCCAAGATGAGTGATGTGAAAGGGGAAAGTCCTGCATTGATGAGGAAAAGCTGCGTGCTTGTCTCTTCCAATGGCAAGTTTAGCAGGAGCAGGAGTGTTTCTGAACGAGAACATAGAATCCCTGCTGCTAGCCTCTTCAACTCAGCT GAGAAGAAAAGTGGGACTCCGCCACCGCGGTTGAAGAATGCAAGAGTGGGCCCTTCCACTGGGGATGCCAATTGTCAAAATCACAATCTGGATTCAAATGTCACTTTTCAACCCCAATCTCAGTCTACTACTAATTCTGCTTTTGATAATTGCAACAACCTTAGCCTCCCCGTGAATTTACCCGGAAAGCTCAGCTCGCTGGGGAAG GAAGCTGTGCAGCAGAGAGAAGTGGCTCAGAAGATTGCTCTTCAAGCTTTAAGAGATGCTTCAGCTACTGAGACAGTAGTTCGGTCCCTCAA GACGTTCTCAAATTTATGCAAGTCAGCTCGAACTGATGCTCCTGCGGCTTGTTTTGAACGGTTTTTGGAATTCCATAACGAGATTGTGCAAGCAGTTAATGAAATGGTGTCCATACAAGCAGCTACTTCAGCTTCAGAGTTGTGCCAGAAACCAGAGAAGCAACAGGTTTTGCATGAAGTAGTGGAGAACTACGACAATACTGGGATCAGTGACTCAAACGTGTCCAAAAGAAGGGGTGCTCTGTACAACAAGTCTATGGCTGGCATTCCTGAAAAGCACGAGCAAAAGGCAAACATGGGGAGGCCCCTAAGATCCAGTTCTAACCAGAAGGAGATTTTGGAAAAGAAAGGTTCTACCCCGCTTACAAAGATGCCTCTGGAACCTATAGCTGAAAATGATGAGAATAAGAAACCAGGGGGGTCATGCAGCTTAAGTAACACAATCAAACTAGGAAAGCAGATTGAAACAGAAGCTGGAAATTGGTTTATGGAGTTCATCGAGAAGGCCTTGGAAACGGgtttgaagaaaacaaaggaTGCATCAGATGGGGATGTGAGGAAAGTTCCTCAGTCTCTCATACTGAAAGTTATGAATTGGGTGGAGGTAGAACAGCACCATAGTAACAAGCGACCAAGTCACCCTAAAGCAGCACAAGTTGCTCGAAAATTGagaataaagatgaaaaatccTTAA